One genomic window of Pirellulales bacterium includes the following:
- a CDS encoding type II toxin-antitoxin system RelE/ParE family toxin: MSNILFSQEAESDYLESLRWYAARSKTAAINFEFFVNQAMIAIAADPFRYPKCDERHHYYLLKRFPFQIIYRILHNDECLVVAIAHTSREPGYWSER, encoded by the coding sequence ATGAGTAATATCTTATTTAGCCAGGAAGCGGAGTCGGATTATCTGGAATCTCTGCGGTGGTATGCCGCTCGCAGTAAAACAGCTGCAATTAACTTTGAGTTTTTTGTCAATCAGGCCATGATTGCAATCGCGGCTGACCCTTTTCGTTATCCAAAATGTGATGAACGCCATCACTACTACTTATTAAAAAGGTTTCCATTTCAAATTATTTATCGTATATTGCATAACGATGAATGCCTGGTTGTGGCCATTGCCCACACTAGCAGGGAGCCGGGATATTGGTCTGAGCGCTAG
- a CDS encoding class I tRNA ligase family protein: MFAAVPGQIRFPELEERIGEFWKSNQIYQQSLANRAGAPRFVFFEGPPTANGMPHPGHCLTRAIKDLYPRYKTMRGFLCERKAGWDTHGLPVEVEVCKELGIHSKEEIEAFGIEPFIHKCQASVWRYMQQWERLTERLGFWVDLRQAYVTYHQTFVESVWWSLKQLFERGLLYQGHKIVWWWAQGGTALSSGEVGQGYRQVADPSVYVKFPIVMDDRARELGIPEGTSLLVWTTTPWTLPSNQFAAVNPELEYVVVVDSRQPGQPLLVAESLREALADKFKSEFQITSRYSGTQLVGLCYLPPFDIYINRNDSRESNSADNYSRKTLAWKLVAADFVTTDSGSGAVHIAPAFGEVDFQVLLEEQSRAKNGSGPQLINCVGPDGKFTAEGPDYCRGRWVKDCDRDIIRDLKSRGLLVHQEQYLHDYPFCWRAENDPLIQYPRRSWFIRTSQFKDQMLANNAQINWLPEHIRDGRFGNFLATNVDWALSRERYWGTPLPIWVCDATGQMEAVCNYAELLSKPGVTGTEVWEQAVAAARAAGQELVEDLKVHKPYIDAITYDSPFATGPDGLPARMRRVPDVIDCWYDSGAMPFAQWGYQGEAGGTSGGEGAAAAAREKFHQQFPADFISEAIDQTRGWFYSQLAISTLLFGEKPANAGQTPARQFDPQRDAPQTQYPKAPSASALATGFAPTYPHPFKNCIVLGLMLGEDGQKMSKSKRNYREPNEIFDKYGADALRWYFYATQPPWTTIRYSEQAIKESVPDFLLRLWNVYSFFVIYANIDGFDPAARLLGDVAQLEPDILRTARGYRPISQRNELDRWICSELHRTAAGVIARMDQYDNFGACGLLKEFVDALSNWYVRRSRDRFWSNDKESPEKLDAYWTLYESLLTAAKLIAPFTPFLAEELWQKLAAEPFGNRAVESVHLCDYPTGEADFIDEALSLRMNLVREIASLGRAARGSAKLKVRQPLAKVEVVLADPAQQDWLERHQGLIAEELNVLQVEFTRHAEQYIDYTVLPDLKKLGPKIGKRLPLLKQALATADAAKLLAEMQERGSVTLPLADGPLELTSDELLIRLQAKPGWTAAQGTACVVVLATELTPELLRAGYAREIVHTVQSLRKDLELEYTDRIEILTASDDGQILATLTEHGPYIQAETLATAILPRLDTTSPRRASAVETLSLGEGPIEIAIRV; the protein is encoded by the coding sequence ATGTTTGCAGCGGTGCCCGGTCAGATTCGCTTTCCTGAATTGGAAGAACGCATTGGCGAATTTTGGAAATCGAACCAAATCTACCAGCAATCCCTGGCCAACCGGGCGGGCGCGCCCCGTTTTGTCTTTTTTGAAGGCCCCCCTACGGCCAACGGCATGCCGCATCCCGGGCACTGCCTGACCCGCGCGATCAAGGACCTGTACCCCCGCTACAAGACCATGCGCGGGTTTCTGTGCGAACGCAAAGCCGGCTGGGACACGCATGGCCTGCCGGTGGAGGTGGAAGTTTGCAAAGAACTGGGCATCCACAGTAAGGAAGAGATCGAAGCCTTTGGCATTGAGCCGTTCATTCACAAGTGCCAGGCCAGCGTCTGGCGGTACATGCAGCAGTGGGAACGCCTGACGGAGCGGCTGGGCTTTTGGGTCGATCTCCGCCAAGCGTACGTGACCTACCATCAAACCTTTGTCGAAAGTGTTTGGTGGTCGCTCAAGCAACTCTTTGAGCGGGGGCTGCTATACCAGGGACACAAGATCGTCTGGTGGTGGGCCCAGGGGGGGACCGCGCTCAGTAGCGGCGAAGTGGGCCAGGGGTACCGCCAAGTCGCCGACCCCAGCGTGTATGTCAAGTTCCCCATCGTCATGGACGACCGCGCGCGGGAATTGGGCATTCCCGAGGGGACCAGCTTGCTGGTCTGGACGACAACCCCCTGGACGCTGCCCAGCAATCAATTCGCGGCGGTGAATCCGGAGTTGGAATATGTGGTCGTGGTTGATTCCAGGCAACCAGGCCAGCCGCTTTTAGTGGCGGAGTCGCTGCGGGAAGCATTGGCCGATAAATTCAAGTCCGAATTTCAGATCACGTCCCGATACTCTGGCACACAGTTAGTTGGCCTGTGCTATTTGCCACCATTTGATATTTATATCAACAGAAATGATTCTAGGGAAAGTAACTCGGCGGATAACTACTCTCGCAAGACGCTGGCTTGGAAGCTCGTTGCGGCGGACTTTGTCACCACCGACAGCGGCTCCGGCGCGGTCCATATTGCCCCCGCGTTTGGCGAAGTTGACTTTCAAGTTCTCTTGGAGGAGCAATCCCGGGCAAAGAATGGCTCCGGACCCCAGTTAATCAACTGCGTCGGCCCCGATGGCAAATTCACCGCCGAAGGCCCCGACTATTGTCGCGGCCGCTGGGTGAAGGACTGCGATCGGGACATCATTCGCGATCTCAAATCGCGCGGTCTGCTCGTGCATCAAGAGCAATACCTGCATGACTACCCCTTTTGCTGGCGGGCCGAAAACGACCCCCTGATCCAGTATCCGCGGCGGAGTTGGTTTATTCGCACATCCCAGTTCAAGGACCAAATGCTGGCCAACAACGCCCAGATCAATTGGCTGCCGGAACATATCCGCGACGGGCGGTTTGGCAACTTTTTGGCCACCAATGTCGATTGGGCCTTATCCCGTGAACGCTACTGGGGCACGCCGCTGCCGATCTGGGTCTGTGATGCAACAGGCCAGATGGAAGCCGTTTGCAATTATGCCGAATTGCTCTCTAAGCCTGGTGTGACAGGGACCGAAGTTTGGGAACAGGCCGTTGCCGCCGCGCGCGCGGCAGGGCAGGAACTGGTGGAGGACCTAAAAGTTCACAAGCCGTATATCGACGCCATCACTTACGATTCCCCCTTTGCCACCGGGCCGGATGGACTGCCCGCGCGGATGCGCCGCGTGCCGGATGTGATCGATTGCTGGTATGACAGCGGGGCGATGCCCTTTGCCCAATGGGGTTATCAGGGGGAAGCGGGGGGAACGAGCGGCGGGGAAGGGGCCGCTGCGGCGGCCCGTGAAAAATTTCACCAGCAGTTTCCCGCCGACTTTATTAGCGAGGCGATCGACCAGACCCGCGGTTGGTTTTATAGCCAATTGGCCATTAGCACGCTCCTCTTTGGCGAAAAACCCGCAAATGCTGGCCAAACCCCCGCCCGGCAGTTTGACCCCCAGCGCGACGCGCCGCAGACCCAATATCCTAAGGCTCCTTCAGCCAGTGCGCTCGCGACGGGATTTGCTCCAACCTATCCGCACCCTTTTAAAAACTGCATCGTGCTGGGCCTGATGCTAGGGGAGGATGGGCAAAAAATGTCCAAGAGCAAGCGGAACTACCGCGAGCCCAACGAGATTTTTGACAAATACGGAGCGGACGCCTTGCGCTGGTATTTTTACGCCACGCAGCCCCCCTGGACGACGATCCGTTACAGCGAGCAAGCGATCAAGGAAAGCGTTCCGGACTTTTTATTACGGCTCTGGAATGTGTATAGCTTTTTTGTGATCTATGCCAATATCGACGGCTTTGATCCAGCCGCGCGGCTCTTGGGCGATGTGGCGCAGCTCGAGCCGGATATTTTACGGACGGCGCGGGGTTACCGACCGATCAGCCAGCGAAACGAACTGGACCGCTGGATCTGTAGTGAATTGCACCGGACGGCGGCGGGGGTGATCGCGCGCATGGACCAATATGATAATTTTGGCGCATGCGGCCTGTTAAAGGAATTTGTGGACGCGCTGTCCAATTGGTATGTGCGCCGCAGCCGGGACCGCTTTTGGAGTAATGACAAGGAATCGCCCGAAAAGCTGGACGCCTATTGGACCCTGTATGAGTCGCTGTTGACCGCGGCCAAGTTGATCGCGCCGTTTACGCCGTTTCTGGCCGAGGAATTGTGGCAAAAGCTGGCCGCGGAACCATTTGGCAACCGCGCGGTGGAGAGTGTGCATCTGTGCGATTATCCCACCGGCGAAGCGGATTTTATAGACGAAGCCTTATCCCTGCGGATGAATCTGGTGCGGGAAATCGCCTCCCTAGGCCGGGCCGCGCGGGGGAGCGCAAAGCTAAAAGTCCGCCAACCGCTGGCCAAGGTGGAGGTTGTCCTGGCCGATCCGGCGCAGCAGGACTGGCTAGAGCGGCACCAGGGACTCATTGCCGAGGAACTGAACGTGCTGCAGGTGGAATTCACCCGCCATGCCGAACAGTATATCGACTACACAGTGCTGCCGGATCTGAAAAAACTTGGTCCTAAAATTGGCAAGCGGTTGCCACTGCTCAAGCAGGCCCTCGCCACCGCCGACGCCGCGAAACTACTGGCGGAGATGCAAGAGCGCGGCAGCGTGACGCTGCCATTGGCGGATGGGCCGCTGGAACTGACCAGCGACGAGCTGTTGATTCGCCTGCAGGCCAAGCCGGGCTGGACCGCCGCGCAGGGGACCGCGTGCGTGGTGGTCCTGGCGACGGAATTGACGCCCGAACTGCTTCGCGCCGGTTATGCGCGGGAGATCGTCCACACGGTGCAAAGCCTGCGTAAGGATTTGGAACTGGAGTACACCGATCGGATCGAAATATTGACCGCCAGCGACGACGGGCAAATTCTGGCCACTTTAACGGAACATGGCCCCTACATCCAGGCCGAAACCCTGGCAACGGCAATCTTGCCCCGGCTTGACACCACTTCTCCGCGCCGCGCTAGCGCAGTCGAGACCCTCTCTCTAGGGGAGGGACCCATAGAAATCGCGATTCGGGTGTGA
- a CDS encoding GTPase → MHVLAADTIAATASAPGVSVRGIIRLSGPRLPAVLRQFLLAGGVAAPFDPWPGSPRAYPLLWQVFTPQGDALSPSPLAKLPTVPLLVYLWPTGRSYTGQPLCELHFPGSPALGAILLKYVLAAGARLAQPGEFTLRAFLAGKLDLLQAEAVLGVIDAAGEQPLRTALRQLAGGVSRPLEELRQNLLNLLADLEAGLDFVDEDLQFISNDRILAELQSAETLLALLGRQLRTRANPAELPQVVLYGRPNAGKSQLFNALAGQAAAIVSPLAGTTRDYLRAEVDCAGTRVELIDTAGLETVEAPDQFQASRDVSDCHTGAVAGDNSQNAKISVAAQGFTLDQLHTADLCLLCLDLSQPLTPRDEQELAHLTDNFRGRTFVVGTKADLPRQLRGEESWLPTSGMTGQGLPELRAAIREALGEQPASVVGATAVRCEETLRGCQGHISSARQLAQTQAGEELLAAEVRAALDELGQMTGAIYTEDLLDRIFSRFCIGK, encoded by the coding sequence ATGCACGTTTTGGCCGCCGATACCATCGCCGCGACTGCATCGGCGCCTGGCGTCTCGGTGCGGGGTATTATCCGGCTCAGCGGCCCGCGGTTGCCTGCGGTTTTACGCCAATTTCTATTAGCGGGCGGGGTGGCTGCCCCTTTTGATCCCTGGCCCGGTTCCCCACGAGCTTATCCTCTTTTATGGCAAGTCTTTACCCCGCAGGGAGATGCATTGTCGCCATCCCCCTTGGCAAAGCTTCCCACGGTCCCATTGCTGGTGTATTTGTGGCCCACGGGGCGTAGTTATACTGGCCAGCCTTTGTGCGAACTGCATTTTCCCGGCAGTCCCGCGCTAGGGGCCATCTTATTAAAGTATGTCCTGGCGGCGGGAGCCCGGCTGGCCCAGCCGGGGGAATTCACCCTCCGCGCGTTTCTAGCCGGAAAACTCGATCTGCTGCAAGCGGAAGCGGTGCTGGGCGTCATCGACGCCGCGGGGGAACAACCCCTGCGAACGGCGCTCCGTCAATTGGCCGGAGGGGTGTCGCGGCCCTTAGAGGAATTACGGCAAAACTTACTAAATCTCTTGGCGGATTTGGAGGCGGGGTTGGACTTTGTGGACGAAGATTTGCAGTTTATCTCTAATGATCGAATTCTAGCTGAACTACAGTCCGCCGAAACTCTACTAGCACTGTTAGGCCGGCAATTGCGCACCCGGGCGAATCCCGCCGAGTTGCCGCAAGTGGTGCTCTATGGCCGACCCAACGCCGGAAAAAGCCAACTATTTAACGCTTTGGCGGGTCAAGCGGCGGCAATCGTCTCGCCTTTGGCGGGGACCACGCGGGACTACCTGCGGGCAGAGGTGGATTGTGCGGGAACGCGCGTGGAACTGATTGATACGGCGGGTCTAGAGACTGTGGAAGCCCCCGATCAGTTCCAAGCGTCACGGGATGTATCAGATTGCCACACCGGGGCAGTAGCGGGGGATAACTCCCAAAATGCAAAAATTAGTGTCGCGGCCCAGGGGTTTACCCTCGATCAATTGCATACCGCCGATTTGTGTCTGCTTTGTCTGGATTTATCCCAGCCGCTCACCCCCCGCGATGAACAGGAACTAGCCCATCTAACCGACAATTTCCGGGGTCGGACCTTTGTGGTAGGGACCAAGGCGGATTTGCCGCGGCAACTGCGAGGCGAAGAGAGCTGGCTGCCGACCAGTGGCATGACCGGCCAAGGGCTGCCGGAATTGCGGGCCGCCATTCGAGAGGCCCTGGGGGAGCAACCCGCCTCGGTGGTGGGGGCGACCGCGGTTCGCTGCGAAGAGACGCTAAGGGGGTGCCAGGGGCATATTTCCAGCGCGCGGCAACTGGCCCAAACCCAGGCCGGCGAGGAATTACTGGCCGCGGAAGTTCGGGCCGCGCTCGACGAATTGGGCCAGATGACCGGCGCTATCTATACCGAGGATTTGCTGGACCGGATTTTTAGCCGTTTTTGCATTGGCAAATGA
- a CDS encoding addiction module protein: MPPVYDEILTAARGLSASDRLRMLETLWEELSPEDWVLPSPAWIAAAQQRSANYDAGRSSSKPWGEVQENARKLVELHE; this comes from the coding sequence ATGCCACCTGTTTATGATGAAATCCTCACAGCGGCTCGTGGTTTGTCAGCATCCGACCGGCTGCGTATGCTGGAAACATTGTGGGAAGAACTTTCACCGGAGGATTGGGTATTGCCCAGCCCTGCGTGGATAGCCGCAGCCCAACAGCGATCCGCAAATTATGATGCGGGACGCAGCTCGTCCAAACCTTGGGGGGAAGTCCAGGAAAACGCGCGTAAGTTGGTGGAACTGCATGAGTAA
- a CDS encoding thymidine phosphorylase, with product MPPFSPAAVIARKRDGHVLHAHEIRDFISGFTAGTIPDYQMSALAMAILCRGMTTDEIASLTATMLHSGSILQWPADGPPPVDKHSTGGIGDKSSLILAPLLACCDLRVPMLSGRGLGATGGTLDKLESIPGFRTDLSIAEMQTVVNSVGCVITGACAELAPADKKLYALRDVTGTVPSLALITASIMSKKLAENPSALVLDVKWGSGAFMKTLADARALAHSLVATGRRMGVQTTALLTDMSQPNGRMVGNAVEVLEAVEMLQGGGPADLREITLALCVEVLVMTQRATDAPAASQILTGHLSSGRAYEKYCQMVAAQGGDPAARLTVAPAADVLAGESGYITACNAEQLGLAIIELGGGRKVQTDRLDHSTGLEILVRLGDRVERGQPLAKMFAPPDKAAHARELVQTSWTIGPERVAPPELIVERM from the coding sequence ATGCCCCCCTTTTCCCCCGCCGCCGTGATCGCCCGCAAGCGTGATGGGCATGTCTTGCACGCCCATGAGATTCGCGACTTTATTAGTGGCTTTACCGCCGGCACGATTCCCGATTATCAAATGTCAGCCCTGGCGATGGCGATCCTCTGCCGCGGGATGACCACCGACGAAATCGCCAGTCTGACGGCGACGATGCTGCACAGCGGCAGTATCCTGCAGTGGCCGGCGGACGGGCCGCCGCCGGTGGATAAGCATTCGACTGGCGGTATCGGCGACAAATCATCACTGATTCTCGCGCCGCTGTTGGCCTGTTGCGACTTGCGGGTGCCGATGCTGTCGGGGCGCGGGCTGGGGGCGACAGGCGGCACCCTGGACAAGCTGGAGTCCATCCCCGGCTTTCGCACGGATTTGTCGATCGCCGAAATGCAAACGGTGGTGAATAGCGTCGGGTGTGTGATTACCGGCGCGTGCGCCGAACTAGCCCCCGCCGATAAAAAACTATACGCCCTGCGCGACGTGACCGGCACCGTCCCCTCCCTGGCCCTGATCACCGCCAGTATCATGAGCAAAAAGCTGGCTGAAAACCCCAGCGCGCTCGTCCTCGATGTCAAATGGGGGAGCGGCGCCTTTATGAAAACTCTGGCCGACGCCCGCGCCCTCGCGCATTCGCTGGTGGCCACGGGGCGGCGCATGGGCGTCCAGACCACGGCCCTTTTGACGGATATGAGCCAGCCGAATGGCCGAATGGTCGGCAACGCGGTCGAAGTGCTGGAAGCGGTGGAAATGTTACAGGGGGGGGGTCCGGCGGACTTGCGGGAAATCACGCTGGCCCTCTGCGTCGAAGTGTTGGTCATGACGCAGCGCGCGACAGACGCGCCGGCGGCGAGCCAAATCCTCACCGGGCATCTCTCCAGCGGCCGCGCCTACGAAAAATACTGCCAAATGGTAGCCGCCCAGGGGGGGGATCCCGCGGCGCGGCTGACGGTCGCTCCCGCGGCGGACGTTCTGGCTGGTGAGAGCGGCTACATTACCGCCTGCAACGCCGAACAACTGGGTCTGGCAATCATCGAATTGGGCGGAGGGCGCAAGGTACAGACCGACCGGCTGGATCACTCGACGGGGCTGGAAATTCTGGTGCGATTAGGGGACCGGGTGGAGCGGGGCCAGCCGCTGGCTAAAATGTTTGCCCCGCCGGATAAAGCGGCCCACGCGCGGGAGCTGGTGCAAACGTCCTGGACGATTGGCCCGGAACGGGTAGCACCGCCGGAATTAATTGTGGAGCGGATGTGA
- a CDS encoding glycosyltransferase has product MSPNSPVQRLTVAVIVRDAESALAATLDSVRELADEIVVVDTGSRDRTLEIARRRATKVCEFPWCDDFSAARNAAWPLMTGDWVLWLDAGETVSAESAAQIRQFVDRQARPECGYLLLIQISAAAASLAATTDLTQPELAANYEQAARLRLLPRRGDLRYVGLVREQIHFDAQRGMLEVCVAPGIIQRQSAPNESQLRQARAARNLRLAEREDRQTGASARLELVRGDAYLVQGQPEQARLAYRRGVELAERGSAEMLEAYYGWLTACDEISTAKDEQLAVAAAALEIFPLDAQLHCAVGTYLLARGRADLAARSFQMAAEHGQINLETWHLVGLAEISASCWAKALEMLGQTEQALKLLERLALSEDASERLLRQLLDFYIARDRRQAALELVRRLPMELSARELLRTVVRGACLAAQGNFAAALPFLRAAYDGGCRENLCYVWLANCLQELGLHGEVSPILADWQRHWPRSAEYRRKVRESGARVMATPVAPRVGGTPPAENTRQQRVFRHDPLPLATGPAPFSPPLALPTAGSAAQYLTMGNQLYPAEGMAFQQFALS; this is encoded by the coding sequence ATGTCTCCCAATTCTCCCGTGCAGCGATTGACCGTGGCTGTGATCGTTCGCGATGCCGAAAGCGCCTTGGCGGCGACGCTGGATTCCGTGCGGGAACTGGCGGATGAGATCGTCGTGGTCGATACCGGTTCGCGGGATCGAACGCTGGAAATCGCCCGCCGTCGCGCGACCAAAGTGTGCGAATTCCCCTGGTGTGATGATTTTTCCGCGGCCCGCAACGCCGCCTGGCCGCTCATGACGGGGGATTGGGTGTTGTGGCTGGACGCGGGCGAAACCGTGTCCGCGGAATCCGCGGCCCAGATTCGCCAATTTGTGGATAGGCAGGCGCGGCCGGAATGTGGGTATTTGCTGCTCATTCAAATTTCCGCCGCGGCGGCGTCGCTCGCCGCAACGACTGATTTGACACAGCCGGAACTTGCCGCCAATTATGAACAAGCCGCCCGATTGCGGTTACTCCCCCGTCGTGGCGATTTGCGCTATGTCGGTTTGGTGCGCGAGCAAATCCATTTTGACGCGCAGCGGGGAATGCTGGAAGTCTGCGTCGCTCCGGGGATCATTCAGCGTCAATCCGCCCCCAACGAATCTCAATTACGGCAGGCCCGCGCCGCGCGGAACTTGCGCTTGGCCGAACGGGAAGACCGCCAAACGGGAGCCAGCGCCCGGCTCGAATTGGTCCGGGGGGACGCCTATCTGGTCCAGGGCCAGCCCGAGCAAGCGCGGTTGGCCTATCGTCGCGGTGTCGAACTGGCCGAGCGCGGCAGCGCGGAAATGCTAGAGGCTTATTATGGTTGGCTAACCGCCTGTGATGAAATTTCCACGGCCAAGGACGAACAACTGGCCGTGGCGGCCGCCGCGCTCGAGATCTTTCCCCTGGATGCCCAATTGCACTGCGCGGTGGGGACTTATTTGCTGGCGCGGGGCCGGGCGGATTTGGCGGCCAGGTCCTTTCAAATGGCCGCGGAACATGGCCAAATCAATTTGGAAACCTGGCACCTGGTCGGTTTGGCCGAAATTTCCGCCAGTTGTTGGGCTAAAGCCCTGGAAATGCTGGGCCAGACGGAACAGGCGTTAAAGCTGCTCGAACGGTTGGCTTTATCGGAAGACGCGTCGGAACGGCTCTTGAGGCAACTGTTGGATTTTTATATCGCCCGTGATCGTCGGCAAGCGGCGCTAGAGCTGGTGCGTCGCCTGCCGATGGAGCTATCCGCGCGGGAACTACTGCGAACCGTGGTGCGGGGCGCATGCCTGGCCGCCCAGGGAAATTTTGCCGCGGCGCTTCCATTTTTGCGCGCCGCGTATGATGGGGGGTGCCGGGAAAATCTGTGCTATGTCTGGCTGGCAAACTGCCTGCAAGAACTGGGGCTGCATGGGGAGGTGTCTCCAATATTGGCGGATTGGCAACGGCACTGGCCCCGCTCGGCGGAATATCGCCGGAAAGTGCGCGAAAGCGGCGCGCGTGTCATGGCCACCCCCGTGGCGCCCCGGGTGGGCGGGACACCGCCCGCGGAAAATACCCGGCAACAGCGAGTATTTCGGCATGATCCCCTTCCCCTGGCAACCGGGCCTGCGCCTTTTTCCCCCCCATTGGCCCTGCCAACGGCGGGAAGCGCCGCGCAATATTTGACCATGGGGAATCAGCTTTACCCCGCCGAGGGGATGGCGTTTCAGCAATTTGCCCTTTCTTAA
- a CDS encoding PIN domain-containing protein translates to MQHPVIALCDANVLYPAALRDLFVRLSLAGLVAFRCTDRIHEEWMRNVIQNYPDITREKVERVRDLMNLAIPSGMVTGYEDLIDSLTLPDPDDRHVLAAAIRANAEVIITFNLKDFPATVLASNNIEAQHPDEFLVSLFMAAPGPVCGAVKRQREGLRNPPKSAVELLATLESQGLVQTVSQLRQFAGLL, encoded by the coding sequence ATGCAGCACCCCGTTATCGCTCTGTGCGATGCGAACGTCTTATACCCGGCAGCGCTGCGCGACTTGTTTGTACGGCTGTCGTTAGCGGGATTGGTGGCTTTTCGTTGCACGGATCGGATCCATGAGGAATGGATGCGAAACGTGATTCAAAACTACCCCGACATTACCCGCGAGAAGGTCGAGCGGGTTCGCGATCTGATGAACTTGGCCATTCCCAGCGGGATGGTGACGGGATACGAAGACCTGATAGATTCCCTGACCTTGCCCGACCCCGACGACCGCCACGTCCTCGCGGCGGCGATACGGGCGAATGCCGAAGTCATTATCACTTTCAACCTGAAGGACTTCCCGGCCACGGTCCTAGCCAGCAACAACATCGAAGCGCAGCACCCGGACGAATTTCTGGTGTCATTGTTCATGGCCGCTCCTGGTCCAGTTTGCGGTGCCGTCAAACGGCAGCGGGAGGGACTGCGAAACCCGCCTAAGTCCGCTGTGGAATTGCTCGCCACGTTGGAGAGCCAGGGCTTGGTCCAGACGGTCAGCCAGTTGCGGCAATTCGCTGGTTTGCTGTGA
- a CDS encoding helix-turn-helix domain-containing protein: MSTLIPENFETVAPSEADALLARESSRLLSTRKLGKRSSIRLCLDDGDEGEAVVVPTSAVRLFLHLLTEMSQGNSVCLIPIHAELTTQQAADLLNVSRPYVVKLLDEGKIPSRSVGKYRRVRFDDLMAYKRKEDDARAKIADDLTALSQELGMYD, from the coding sequence ATGTCCACGTTAATCCCGGAGAACTTCGAGACTGTTGCCCCCAGTGAGGCCGATGCTTTACTGGCCCGCGAGTCGAGCCGTCTGTTGTCCACCCGCAAACTTGGCAAGCGTTCCAGCATCCGACTCTGCCTTGATGATGGCGACGAGGGCGAAGCGGTAGTCGTGCCCACATCCGCCGTGCGGCTGTTCTTACACCTTCTTACGGAAATGTCCCAAGGCAACTCCGTATGCCTGATTCCAATCCACGCGGAACTCACGACCCAGCAAGCGGCTGACCTGCTCAACGTCTCCCGGCCCTATGTGGTCAAGCTGCTCGACGAGGGTAAGATTCCGTCCCGCTCCGTCGGAAAGTATCGCCGTGTGCGCTTTGATGACCTGATGGCCTACAAGCGGAAGGAGGACGATGCGCGAGCCAAGATCGCGGATGACCTCACGGCCTTGTCCCAAGAACTGGGGATGTATGACTGA